A stretch of the Haloarcula ordinaria genome encodes the following:
- a CDS encoding ornithine cyclodeaminase family protein, whose product MTADSTALFLTSDDVADLATPADYVDAVREGYRERGDGAPAEPRTTLFNEDPGGMLTGYLAILPETGAMGGYTYAAGFGARDAHFALPIFDPESGRPLALIDGASMNPFKTGAAGAVGIDALARADATDLAVIGSGAQARGQVKAAVTVRDFDRVEVYSPTADHRQTFAAELNEQLDPTVAAVASSAAAVEGADVVITATDASEPVFDGTTLEDGAHITAMGQYHPQKRELDAETIVRATYVPDLRDRVMQDAGSFIQAVAAGDVDEDHVHAELGEVVAGHATGRESRDDVTVFDSGGTAIETVAAGKLLYDRAVEAGLGEEIEFAPASDALTGR is encoded by the coding sequence ATGACAGCCGATTCCACCGCTCTGTTTCTCACGAGCGACGACGTCGCCGACCTCGCGACGCCGGCAGACTACGTCGACGCGGTCCGGGAGGGGTACCGCGAACGCGGCGACGGCGCCCCGGCCGAGCCACGGACGACGCTGTTCAACGAGGACCCTGGTGGGATGCTGACCGGGTACCTCGCGATTCTCCCGGAGACCGGAGCGATGGGCGGTTACACGTACGCAGCGGGGTTCGGTGCCAGGGACGCCCATTTCGCGCTCCCGATCTTCGACCCCGAGTCCGGACGACCGCTGGCGCTCATCGACGGCGCGAGCATGAACCCGTTCAAGACAGGCGCAGCCGGCGCAGTGGGTATCGACGCGCTCGCACGAGCGGACGCGACAGACCTCGCAGTCATCGGCAGCGGGGCACAGGCCCGCGGCCAGGTGAAGGCAGCCGTTACGGTGCGGGACTTCGACCGAGTCGAGGTGTACTCGCCGACCGCGGACCACCGCCAGACGTTCGCCGCCGAGTTGAACGAGCAGCTCGACCCCACGGTAGCAGCCGTGGCGTCGTCCGCGGCCGCCGTCGAGGGGGCCGACGTGGTCATCACCGCGACGGACGCGTCCGAACCGGTGTTCGACGGTACCACCCTGGAAGACGGCGCCCACATCACCGCGATGGGGCAGTACCACCCGCAGAAACGCGAGCTCGACGCCGAGACGATAGTGCGGGCGACGTACGTCCCGGACCTCCGTGACCGCGTCATGCAGGACGCGGGGTCGTTCATCCAGGCGGTAGCGGCGGGCGACGTCGACGAGGACCACGTGCACGCCGAACTCGGTGAGGTCGTCGCCGGCCACGCGACCGGCCGCGAGTCACGCGACGACGTGACCGTCTTCGATTCGGGCGGGACGGCCATCGAGACGGTTGCGGCCGGCAAGCTGCTGTACGACCGCGCGGTGGAGGCGGGCCTCGGCGAGGAAATCGAGTTCGCGCCCGCGAGCGACGCCCTCACCGGACGGTAG
- a CDS encoding DUF7331 family protein, whose product MSTNATDDTGDVTTDEARRYAELSIGDDEFVIYDRENHQAWIQSTETMSVAELR is encoded by the coding sequence ATGAGCACCAACGCTACGGACGACACGGGCGACGTCACGACGGACGAAGCACGGCGATACGCCGAGTTGAGCATCGGTGACGACGAGTTCGTCATCTACGACCGCGAGAACCACCAGGCGTGGATCCAGTCGACAGAGACGATGTCGGTAGCCGAACTCCGGTGA
- a CDS encoding DUF3054 domain-containing protein, with the protein MSVSTVGSSRVELSSRTAALALGDVLAILVFVVAGEYSHGIDPFVNVGRVGGTVAPFLIGWGLVAIIGGFYASRSRLSPGRTLAATFVGWVLAVVVAQLLRATEVFHGDAALTFALVSTFVGGTLLCLWRVVATFIVSR; encoded by the coding sequence ATGAGCGTCTCGACGGTGGGCAGCAGCCGAGTCGAACTGTCGTCCAGGACCGCCGCGCTGGCTCTCGGCGACGTCCTCGCTATCCTCGTGTTCGTCGTCGCCGGGGAGTACTCACACGGCATCGACCCGTTCGTCAACGTCGGCCGCGTCGGGGGGACGGTGGCGCCGTTCCTCATCGGCTGGGGACTCGTCGCCATCATCGGCGGCTTCTACGCCAGTCGGTCGCGCCTGTCGCCGGGTCGAACGCTCGCCGCGACGTTCGTCGGCTGGGTCCTCGCCGTCGTCGTCGCCCAGCTGCTCCGTGCTACCGAGGTGTTCCACGGCGACGCCGCCCTCACGTTCGCGCTCGTCTCCACGTTCGTCGGCGGCACGTTACTCTGTCTGTGGCGTGTCGTCGCGACGTTCATCGTGTCGCGGTAA
- a CDS encoding class I SAM-dependent methyltransferase — MHADVGAFDRFARAYNLVMPRARVSKLEAGLAVADREIVRALDVGGGPGRAVRRLDIPERTVVDAALGMLAQARGYGLATVAGDATRLPIRAASVDAVFIVDALHHIRDVETVFAEAARVLRPGGVLVVREFDPTTVRGWGLVAAERLVGFDSAFYTPADLSTAMEDAGLEATVVERGFAYTVAGRR, encoded by the coding sequence ATGCACGCCGACGTCGGCGCGTTCGACCGGTTCGCACGAGCGTACAACCTCGTGATGCCCCGCGCCCGCGTGAGTAAACTCGAAGCGGGGCTGGCGGTCGCCGACAGGGAAATCGTGCGGGCCCTAGACGTCGGTGGGGGCCCAGGTCGGGCTGTCCGTCGTCTGGACATCCCCGAACGAACAGTGGTCGACGCCGCACTGGGGATGCTGGCGCAGGCACGCGGGTACGGACTCGCGACGGTCGCTGGCGACGCGACGCGACTGCCGATTCGAGCCGCGTCGGTCGACGCTGTTTTCATCGTCGACGCACTCCACCACATCCGCGACGTCGAGACCGTGTTCGCCGAGGCAGCCCGTGTCCTCCGTCCTGGCGGCGTCCTCGTCGTCAGGGAGTTCGACCCGACGACGGTCCGGGGATGGGGGCTGGTCGCCGCTGAGCGACTCGTCGGCTTCGACTCGGCGTTCTACACCCCGGCAGACCTCTCGACGGCGATGGAGGACGCCGGACTTGAGGCGACAGTGGTCGAACGCGGGTTCGCGTACACGGTGGCCGGGCGTCGATAA
- a CDS encoding GNAT family N-acetyltransferase: MEFALLGWSEDGHRLRLDHERFAYAGKFVMTSTGKAVVGDDGPVAAAAFDADRTDPETLCIRYVTVRRDRQGEGIGSELLRFVRERALERGYERVTIGVNNPFSYQAAYRAGFCYTGTEQGLGELELEWPGDRNRDRYQDGLDVFRGRDLSPEEESFLHAKTGVAPPNDDVE, encoded by the coding sequence ATGGAGTTCGCCTTGCTGGGCTGGTCCGAGGACGGCCACCGACTCCGATTGGACCACGAGCGGTTCGCCTACGCCGGGAAGTTCGTGATGACCTCGACGGGGAAGGCGGTCGTCGGCGACGACGGGCCGGTCGCGGCCGCTGCGTTCGACGCCGACCGGACCGACCCCGAGACGCTCTGCATCCGCTACGTCACCGTTCGGCGCGACCGGCAGGGCGAGGGCATCGGGAGCGAGCTGCTCCGCTTCGTCAGGGAACGCGCCCTCGAACGGGGCTACGAGCGGGTCACCATCGGCGTCAACAACCCCTTCTCGTACCAGGCGGCCTACCGGGCCGGCTTCTGTTACACCGGGACCGAGCAGGGACTGGGCGAACTCGAACTCGAGTGGCCAGGCGACCGGAACCGGGACCGGTACCAGGATGGACTCGACGTATTCCGCGGGCGGGACCTCTCTCCGGAGGAGGAGTCGTTCCTGCACGCGAAGACCGGGGTCGCGCCACCGAATGACGACGTCGAGTGA
- the fen gene encoding flap endonuclease-1, translating into MGNADLRSLAVIEDVPFDDLGDSIVAVDAHNWLYRYLTTTVKFTSDHKYTTAEGEEVANLIGVVQGLPKFFEHDLTPVFVFDGAVTDLKDDEVQKRREQRERYEDELAEAREAGDAVRAAKLDSRTQRLTPTIVETTRELLSLLDVPVVDAPAEGEGQAAYMARKGDVDYTGTEDYDALLFGSPYTLRQLTSKGDPELMDFEATLERHDLTWEQLVDAAILMGTDFNEGISGIGPKTAVTALREHGDLYGVLESRGEHIEHADRLRDLFLDPAVTDDYSVRTDLDPDVAAARRFVTEEWEVDADEVARGFERIEESLVQTGLDRWT; encoded by the coding sequence ATGGGAAACGCAGACCTCCGTTCACTCGCGGTCATCGAAGACGTCCCGTTCGACGACCTCGGTGACAGCATCGTCGCCGTCGACGCCCACAACTGGCTCTACCGGTATCTCACGACCACGGTGAAGTTCACCAGCGACCACAAGTACACCACCGCCGAGGGCGAGGAGGTGGCCAACCTCATCGGCGTCGTCCAGGGCCTGCCGAAGTTCTTCGAGCACGACCTGACCCCGGTGTTCGTCTTCGACGGCGCCGTGACAGACCTCAAGGACGACGAGGTACAGAAACGACGCGAGCAACGCGAGCGCTACGAGGACGAGCTGGCGGAGGCGCGCGAGGCCGGGGACGCAGTACGGGCGGCGAAGCTGGACTCGCGGACGCAGCGGCTCACCCCGACCATCGTCGAGACGACTCGCGAGCTGCTCTCGCTGCTGGACGTCCCCGTCGTCGACGCACCGGCCGAAGGCGAGGGGCAGGCCGCCTACATGGCCCGCAAGGGCGACGTGGACTACACGGGCACGGAGGACTACGACGCGCTCCTGTTCGGGTCGCCCTACACCCTGCGCCAGCTCACCTCCAAAGGTGACCCGGAGCTGATGGACTTCGAGGCGACGCTAGAGCGCCACGACCTCACCTGGGAGCAACTCGTCGACGCGGCCATCCTGATGGGGACGGACTTCAACGAGGGCATCTCCGGTATCGGTCCCAAGACTGCGGTGACGGCGCTGCGCGAGCACGGTGACCTCTACGGGGTCCTCGAATCGCGCGGCGAACACATCGAGCACGCGGACCGGCTCCGCGACCTGTTTCTCGACCCCGCGGTCACCGACGACTACAGCGTCCGGACCGACCTGGACCCCGACGTCGCCGCCGCCCGCCGGTTCGTCACCGAGGAGTGGGAGGTCGACGCCGACGAGGTCGCACGCGGGTTCGAGCGCATCGAGGAGTCGCTGGTCCAGACCGGCCTCGACCGCTGGACCTGA
- a CDS encoding ABC transporter ATP-binding protein: MAQLTLDEITKIFYDDDEGEIRAVDEVSVDIEDGEFLCVVGPSGCGKSTTLRMIAGLEDITSGEIRLGGQVINDQPPAQRDVAMVFQSYALYPHMSIRRNMGFGLEQSTDMSDDEIRERVDEAADLLGIDDLVDRKPGELSGGQQQRVALGRAIVRDPEVFLMDEPLANLDAKLRADMRTELQHLQEDLDVTTVYVTHDQTEAMTMSDRIAILDGGRLQQAATPLECYHEPNNLFVAGFIGEPAMNFFDVTREGRTLAADGFEYPLSASVADSLGEKTDLTLGIRPEDVEVVPENTGDHDYDAVVDVIEPRGNENTVHLHFEAGDESFIATVSGMHSIAAGDEVTVRFPEEAIHVFDSRTGEAVRNRNMDTVKKIEPAV; this comes from the coding sequence ATGGCACAACTGACACTCGACGAAATCACGAAGATATTCTACGACGACGACGAGGGCGAGATTCGCGCGGTCGACGAGGTCTCGGTCGACATCGAGGACGGCGAGTTCCTCTGTGTCGTCGGGCCCTCGGGCTGTGGGAAATCGACGACCCTGCGGATGATAGCCGGACTCGAGGACATCACGAGCGGCGAGATTCGGCTCGGCGGCCAGGTCATCAACGACCAGCCGCCGGCCCAGCGCGACGTCGCGATGGTGTTCCAGTCCTACGCGTTGTACCCGCACATGTCCATCCGGCGGAACATGGGCTTCGGGCTGGAACAGTCGACCGACATGTCCGACGACGAGATTCGAGAGCGGGTCGACGAGGCCGCCGACCTGCTCGGCATCGACGACCTCGTCGACCGCAAGCCGGGCGAGCTCTCCGGTGGGCAACAGCAGCGTGTCGCACTGGGCCGGGCCATCGTCCGGGACCCCGAAGTGTTCCTGATGGACGAGCCCCTGGCGAATCTCGACGCCAAGCTCCGTGCTGACATGCGAACCGAGCTCCAGCACCTCCAGGAGGACCTGGACGTGACGACGGTGTACGTCACCCACGACCAGACCGAGGCGATGACGATGTCCGACCGCATCGCCATCCTCGACGGCGGGAGACTCCAGCAGGCCGCGACGCCGCTGGAGTGTTACCACGAACCGAACAACCTCTTCGTCGCCGGGTTCATCGGCGAACCGGCGATGAACTTCTTCGACGTGACCCGGGAGGGCAGGACGCTCGCTGCCGACGGCTTCGAGTACCCGCTGTCGGCGTCAGTCGCCGACAGCCTCGGTGAGAAGACGGACCTCACGCTGGGCATCAGGCCCGAGGACGTCGAAGTCGTCCCAGAGAACACTGGCGACCACGATTACGACGCCGTCGTCGACGTTATCGAGCCCCGGGGGAACGAGAACACGGTCCACCTCCACTTCGAGGCGGGCGACGAGTCGTTCATCGCCACCGTGAGCGGGATGCACAGTATCGCGGCGGGCGACGAGGTCACCGTCCGGTTCCCCGAAGAGGCCATCCACGTCTTCGACTCGAGGACCGGTGAGGCCGTCCGGAACCGGAACATGGACACGGTCAAGAAGATCGAACCCGCGGTCTGA
- a CDS encoding carbohydrate ABC transporter permease, whose amino-acid sequence MSTSSSNPIQTLREMEARRIGLYLVLLGGIAFYLVPVETAVATMFKTQQAFTATAPYVPPLGDGFSVSSALNAWETLRPGLIDSMLMAVPATILSALFGSLAAYGLTTIDWRGQVGVVVLIIAGIFIPYQAVLVPLTTFWFQIWPDLVTGFVNTVFGFVTGGNWAYPRSGDIQLIQLTITHAAYGIPITTLLFRSYYQAISDEMIEAARLDGATAFSIYKNIIFPLSLPMFAVTLIYQFTQVYNDLLFALVLLNDPNTQVATQRLVRLTGGVQQDFTLTMAGAIIAALPTLLVYIFFGEQFAKGVAE is encoded by the coding sequence ATGAGCACGTCGAGCAGCAACCCGATTCAGACGCTCCGGGAGATGGAGGCCCGCCGCATCGGGCTGTATCTCGTCTTGCTCGGCGGAATCGCCTTCTACCTCGTCCCAGTCGAGACGGCCGTGGCGACGATGTTCAAGACCCAGCAGGCGTTCACCGCGACGGCGCCGTACGTCCCACCGCTGGGCGACGGCTTCTCGGTCAGTTCGGCCCTCAACGCGTGGGAGACGCTGCGGCCCGGACTGATCGACTCGATGCTGATGGCCGTGCCCGCGACCATCCTCTCGGCGCTGTTCGGGAGCCTCGCGGCCTACGGGCTGACGACCATCGACTGGCGCGGCCAGGTGGGCGTCGTCGTGCTCATCATCGCGGGCATCTTCATCCCGTACCAGGCGGTGCTCGTCCCGCTGACGACGTTCTGGTTCCAGATCTGGCCCGACCTCGTCACCGGCTTCGTCAACACCGTGTTCGGGTTCGTCACGGGCGGTAACTGGGCGTACCCGCGCAGCGGCGACATCCAGCTCATCCAGCTGACCATCACGCACGCGGCCTACGGGATCCCCATCACGACGCTGCTGTTCCGGTCGTACTACCAGGCCATCTCCGACGAGATGATAGAGGCCGCGCGCCTCGACGGCGCGACGGCGTTCAGTATCTACAAGAACATCATCTTCCCGCTGTCGCTGCCGATGTTCGCGGTGACGCTCATCTACCAGTTCACGCAGGTGTACAACGACCTGCTGTTCGCGCTCGTCCTGCTGAACGACCCGAACACGCAGGTCGCGACCCAGCGCCTGGTCCGATTGACCGGCGGGGTCCAGCAGGACTTCACGCTGACGATGGCCGGCGCCATCATCGCGGCGCTGCCGACCCTGCTCGTGTACATCTTCTTCGGCGAACAGTTCGCGAAAGGAGTCGCGGAGTGA
- a CDS encoding carbohydrate ABC transporter permease — translation MREILTRLRTARDRLRSAVGSTESADREVATDGGTAVGEGRGGSLRDALPVEWELIESSPFWLPPVVLAGFFVYGAIFWNAIISLTDWEGLSLSGADYSDLDLEMYGRLLQDGAFWQATQNTVVLLVVFTLLCLVVGLLAAILIDQQIRFENTFRTIYLLPMSLSFVVTATMWAWMYNARNGVLNTFLRVLNLEGVLVTLLKPEAINATVLQWLSWNTTALPAVIFALLWQFSGYAMVVFLAGLRAIPTEHYEAARVDGASTIRMYMRVIIPQLRASAVSASVVLMVFALKAFDFIFALRGDQPGANLDILATMMYREAFTGGNEWAYGSAIAIVLFVLALLIIAPYLYSEYKRGEL, via the coding sequence ATGCGTGAGATACTTACCAGACTCCGAACTGCCCGGGACAGACTCCGGTCAGCCGTAGGCAGCACCGAATCGGCCGACAGAGAGGTCGCGACAGACGGCGGGACGGCGGTCGGCGAGGGGCGAGGGGGGTCGCTGCGCGACGCGCTCCCGGTGGAGTGGGAGCTCATCGAGTCGTCGCCGTTCTGGCTCCCACCGGTCGTCCTGGCGGGCTTTTTCGTCTACGGCGCCATCTTCTGGAACGCGATCATCTCGCTGACCGACTGGGAGGGGCTGTCACTCTCCGGCGCCGACTACTCCGACCTCGACCTCGAGATGTACGGCCGGTTGCTCCAGGACGGCGCGTTCTGGCAGGCCACACAGAACACCGTCGTGTTGCTGGTGGTGTTCACGCTGCTCTGTCTCGTCGTGGGGCTGCTGGCGGCGATACTCATCGACCAGCAGATCCGCTTCGAGAACACCTTCCGGACGATATACCTGCTCCCGATGTCGCTCTCCTTCGTCGTCACGGCGACGATGTGGGCCTGGATGTACAACGCCCGCAACGGCGTGCTCAACACGTTCCTGCGGGTGTTGAACCTCGAGGGAGTGCTCGTCACGCTCCTGAAACCGGAGGCCATCAACGCGACGGTGCTCCAGTGGCTCTCGTGGAACACGACGGCGCTCCCGGCGGTCATCTTCGCCCTGCTCTGGCAGTTCAGCGGCTACGCGATGGTCGTCTTCCTGGCGGGGCTACGGGCCATCCCGACCGAGCACTACGAGGCCGCCCGCGTCGACGGGGCCTCGACGATTCGGATGTACATGCGCGTCATCATCCCACAGCTGCGGGCCTCGGCGGTATCCGCCTCCGTCGTGCTGATGGTGTTCGCGCTGAAGGCGTTCGACTTCATCTTCGCCCTTCGGGGCGACCAGCCGGGCGCGAACCTGGACATCCTCGCGACGATGATGTACCGCGAGGCGTTCACCGGCGGCAACGAGTGGGCGTACGGGTCGGCCATCGCCATCGTCCTGTTCGTCCTGGCGCTGCTCATCATCGCGCCGTATCTCTACAGCGAGTACAAGCGAGGTGAACTATGA
- a CDS encoding class II fumarate hydratase: MTDEFRTEQDSLGEMQVPADAYWGAQTQRAVENFPISDVTFGRRFIRALGVVKKAAAQANRDLEAIPADKADCIVEAADEVIAGDHDDQFPVDVFQTGSGTSSNMNANEVIANRATELYGGEIGTREIHPNDHVNFGQSSNDVIPTAMHVAALEAVEKDVLPGLKVLRDELAAKEEAFDDVVKTGRTHLQDATPITLGQEFSGYRTQIEKGISRVQDTQGRLSELALGGTAVGTGLNTLPEFPAKAAEYISEETGVDFREADNHFEAQAAHDAMSEAHGALRTVAGSMNKIANDLRLLASGPRNGLGEIDQPENQPGSSIMPGKINPVVAESVNQIHKQVVGNDAAVSAGAAEGQIDLNLYKPILASNFLQSARLIANGSEVFGEKFVAKLEADADHCAERVEQSMALATALNPAIGYDKASKVAKRALAEDKTIREVVLEEGYLDEDEVDEVLDPVKMTKRGVLGDE; encoded by the coding sequence ATGACCGACGAGTTCCGCACCGAACAGGACAGCCTCGGTGAGATGCAGGTCCCCGCGGACGCCTACTGGGGGGCCCAGACGCAGCGCGCGGTCGAGAACTTCCCCATCAGCGACGTGACGTTCGGTCGCCGGTTCATCCGCGCGCTCGGCGTGGTGAAGAAGGCGGCCGCACAGGCCAACCGCGACCTGGAGGCGATTCCCGCGGACAAGGCCGACTGCATCGTCGAGGCCGCAGACGAGGTCATCGCCGGCGACCACGACGACCAGTTCCCGGTCGACGTCTTCCAGACCGGCTCGGGCACCTCCTCGAACATGAACGCCAACGAGGTCATCGCCAACCGCGCGACCGAACTGTACGGCGGCGAGATCGGCACGCGGGAGATTCATCCGAACGACCACGTCAACTTCGGCCAGTCGAGCAACGACGTCATCCCGACGGCGATGCACGTCGCCGCGCTCGAGGCCGTCGAGAAGGACGTCCTCCCCGGCCTGAAGGTCCTGCGCGACGAACTCGCCGCGAAAGAGGAGGCGTTCGACGACGTCGTCAAGACCGGTCGCACGCACCTCCAGGACGCGACGCCCATCACGCTCGGCCAGGAGTTCTCCGGCTACCGGACCCAGATCGAGAAAGGTATCTCCCGTGTCCAGGATACGCAGGGGCGACTCTCCGAACTCGCCCTCGGTGGCACCGCCGTCGGGACGGGGCTCAACACGCTGCCCGAGTTCCCCGCGAAGGCGGCCGAGTACATCAGCGAGGAGACCGGCGTCGACTTCCGGGAGGCCGACAACCACTTCGAGGCGCAGGCCGCCCACGACGCGATGTCCGAGGCCCACGGCGCGCTCCGGACCGTTGCCGGCTCGATGAACAAGATCGCCAACGACCTCCGCCTGCTCGCCTCGGGGCCGCGGAACGGTCTCGGCGAGATCGACCAGCCGGAGAACCAGCCCGGCTCGTCCATCATGCCCGGGAAGATAAACCCGGTCGTCGCCGAGTCCGTCAACCAGATTCACAAGCAGGTCGTCGGCAACGACGCCGCCGTCTCGGCCGGGGCCGCGGAGGGACAGATCGACCTCAACCTCTACAAGCCCATCCTCGCCTCGAACTTCCTGCAGTCGGCCCGTCTCATCGCCAACGGGAGCGAGGTGTTCGGCGAGAAGTTCGTCGCGAAACTCGAGGCCGACGCGGACCACTGCGCGGAGCGCGTCGAGCAGAGCATGGCGCTGGCGACGGCGCTCAACCCGGCAATCGGCTACGACAAGGCCAGCAAGGTCGCGAAGCGGGCGCTCGCCGAGGACAAGACCATCCGCGAGGTCGTCCTCGAGGAAGGTTACCTCGACGAGGACGAGGTCGACGAGGTGCTCGATCCGGTGAAGATGACCAAGCGCGGCGTGCTCGGCGACGAGTAG